The Candidatus Dojkabacteria bacterium genomic interval GTAAGATCTTGCTGCAGTTGCATGTTTTTCTTGTGATCAAAGAAAGCAGCCTCGGCATCCATCATCCAAAATTCGGTTAAATGCCTACGAGTCTTACTTTTTTCGGCTCTAAATACCGGGCCAAAATCAAACACACGTGAATGCGCCATAATTGCTGCCTCAAGATAAAGCTGGCCTGACTGAGTAAGAAAAACACTAGGACCATCCTTTGCACCATCATCCCATGCAGGGGTATATGGAACTTCGAACAAAGTAGTTGTACCTTCGCAAGCATTTGGAGTAAGTATTGGTGAGTCAAGTTTTATGAAATCCTCTTTGTGTAAAAACTCGTAGATAGCAGTAATTATTTTATCTCTTATTCGAATAATCGCCCACTGACGTTTATCCCTTAGCCACAAGTGCCTATGATCAAAAAGATATGTAGCTCCATGCTCGCTGCCATCACGTTTTTTAGCAATAGGATAATCATCGGGCGATAAACAAAGTACCTTTGCAGATGTTACGGAAAGTTCATGACCACCTTCGGATCGATCGTCTTTTTTGACAACGCCCGTAACCGAAACTGATGATTCAATAGTAACTTTTGAAAGTTCATCGAAATCTTTACCCAACTCTTTCGAGGCCACTGCTTGAATAAATCCATAACCATCACGAATCTGCAAAAATATTATTGAACCGGATGAGCGTTTTCCATACACCCAGCCACGAATTGTTACCTCTTTTCCATCATGTTTTGCAATATCTTTTAGTA includes:
- the asnS gene encoding asparagine--tRNA ligase, which codes for MDTILLKDIAKHDGKEVTIRGWVYGKRSSGSIIFLQIRDGYGFIQAVASKELGKDFDELSKVTIESSVSVTGVVKKDDRSEGGHELSVTSAKVLCLSPDDYPIAKKRDGSEHGATYLFDHRHLWLRDKRQWAIIRIRDKIITAIYEFLHKEDFIKLDSPILTPNACEGTTTLFEVPYTPAWDDGAKDGPSVFLTQSGQLYLEAAIMAHSRVFDFGPVFRAEKSKTRRHLTEFWMMDAEAAFFDHKKNMQLQQDLTVYIVKKVLSECKKELSILGRDISKLEASTKGDYPIITHKEAVAMLAKLGSDIKERDDLGADDETILTKQYDRPIFVEKYPKEVKAFYMKEDPEDSSRVLNADMLAPEGYGEVIGGSEREDDYDKLVAQIKREGLDMSEFQWYLDLRKYGSVPHSGFGIGLERYVRWICGINHIRETIPFPRMIKRITP